A genomic region of Hippoglossus hippoglossus isolate fHipHip1 chromosome 8, fHipHip1.pri, whole genome shotgun sequence contains the following coding sequences:
- the mapk8ip3 gene encoding C-Jun-amino-terminal kinase-interacting protein 3 isoform X7: protein MMELQIDEVVYQDDYGSGSVMSERVSGLANSIYREFERLIRSYDEEVVKELMPLVVNVLENLDGVLTENQEHEVELELLKEDNEQLITQYEREKALRKQAEEKFIEFEDALEAEKKDLQVQVEFLELQGKQLELKTKNYSDQITRLEERESDTKKEYNALHQRHTEMIQTYVEHIERSKMQQAGTNSQSEGPGCGRTQRHTWRKSKAERPPSLSLYPSGEGMVRGGLGGARMMPGKDTWQVSELGQSISSSAYQEDGSESDSVAATPSSTGSKSNTPTSSVPSATVTPINEGCLPNSEFDAMRAGNHRKSAKRLSRNMEVQVSQETRNVSIGMGSSDEWSEFQEIIDSTPELDMCVDHRGYGGGNSPSQGIVNEAFGINTDSLYHEIKDAKSDIIGDVDAGAELLGEFSVRDDFFGMGKEVENLLTENKQLLETKNALNIVKNDLIAKVDELSGVQEVLREELEAVRQSKNKVDARVKELEEELKRLRAEALGASRDSKDEGADDFSSPMQDGDMTMTQRRRFTRVEMARVLMERNQYKERLMELQEAVRWTEMIRASRESPPITEKKKSTIWQFFARLFSTSSSPPPVKRPYYSVNIHYKSPSPAGFSQRRSQTMCQISTSNRTLEFFPEELASNGVASLLSDSAVLARREQRREQYRQVREHMRRDDGIMQACGWSVPSRFKQTGGQTDTAQESPLKRQQTTNEKDDNRMKNVPVPVYCRPLVEKDPNRKLWCAAGVDLSGWRAGSQESPPSRALLGGSDPLHADEDGAEKKSSHTSPEKRKSKELQETDSMNSRVWILTSTHSASKVVIIDANQPGSLVDQFNVCNAHVLCISSVPAASESDYPAGEIVLDPGDAGTGAGEDTGSVENMLAGITLVGCATNCSVARSNCSSRTDTPIMDKGQAPTAPPMNGKIHPAQSAEEATEATEVSESTANHTMGSGPPGPFTEHVFTDPQPRPTDVSDRNGGLSKEESSQPPESEDGCDDSKSYTSVAPTMWLGAQNGWLYVHSAVGNWKKCLHSIKLKDSVLSLVHVKGRVLVALADGTLAIFHRSEDGQWDLSNYHLMDLGRPHHSIRCMAVVHDKVWCGYKNKIHVIQPKSMQIEKSFDAHPRRESQVRQLAWIGDGVWVSIRLDSTLRLYHAHTHQHLQDVDIEPYVSKMLGTGKLGFSFVRITALLIGGNRLWVGTGNGVIISIPLTETNKVSPTSSGGVIHVYGDDGSEKSSGSFIPYCSMAQAQLCFHGHRDAVKFFVSVPGNVLATLNGSVLDSPSEGQGSTAPPETEAQSVHNVLVLSGGEGYIDFRIGDGEDDETEEGESGGATQMKPALCKAERSHIIVWQVSYVPE, encoded by the exons ATGATGGAGCTGCAGATCGACGAGGTGGTCTACCAGGACGACTACGGCTCCGGCTCCGTGATGTCGGAGCGGGTGTCGGGCCTGGCCAACAGCATCTACCGGGAGTTCGAGCGGCTGATCCGCAGCTACGACGAGGAGGTGGTGAAGGAGCTGATGCCGCTGGTGGTGAACGTGCTGGAGAACCTGGACGGGGTGCTCACCGAGAACCAGGAGCACGaagtggagctggagctgctgaaggaggACAACGAGCAGCTCATCACCCAGTACGAGCGGGAGAAGGCGCTGAGGAAGCAGGCGGAGGAG AAATTCATTGAGTTTGAAGATGCCTTGGAAGCTGAGAAGAAGGACCTGCAGGTACAGGTGGAGTTTCTGGAGCTGCAGGGGAAACAGCTGGAGCTCAAGACAAAGAACTACTCCGACCAAA tcacTCGGCTGGAGGAGCGAGAGTCAGACACGAAGAAAGAGTACAACGCTCTGCACCAGCGCCACACTGAG ATGATCCAGACGTACGTCGAGCACATAGAGCGGTCCAAAATGCAGCAGGCAGGGACCAACAGCCAATCGGAAGGCCCCGGCTGTGGACGAAC TCAACGCCACACATGGAGGAAAAG CAAAGCGGAGCGCCCGCCGTCGTTGAGCCTGTACCCCAGCGGCGAGGGCATGGTACGTGGGGGTCTCGGGGGGGCTAGGATGATGCCCGGGAAAGACACCTGGCAGGTCAGCGAGCTCGGCCAGTCAATCTCCAGCTCTGCCTATCAG GAGGATGGATCCGAGTCCGACTCAGTAGCAGCCACGCCCAGCAGCACGGGGAGCAAGTCCAACACACCCACCTCCTCCGTCCCCTCCGCCACCGTCACCCCGATCAACGAGGGCTGCCTCCCCAACTCCGAGTTCGATGCCATGCGGGCCGGGAACCACAGGAAAAGTGCCAAGCGGCTCAGCCGGAATATGGAAGTGCAGGTTTCCCAGGAAACCAGGAACGTCAGCATCG GTATGGGAAGCAGTGATGAGTGGTCCGAGTTCCAGGAGATCATCGATTCTACTCCTGAGCTCGACATGTGTGTGGACCACCGCGGGTACGGGGGAGGAAACAG ccCCTCCCAGGGCATCGTGAACGAGGCCTTCGGCATCAACACCGACTCCCTTTATCACGAGATCAAAGACGCCAAGTCGGACATCATCGGAGACGTAGATGCAGGCGCCGAGCTGCTCG GCGAGTTCTCAG TCCGCGATGATTTCTTCG GGATGGGCAAGGAGGTGGAGAACCTGCTGACAGAGAACAAACAGCTCCTAGAGACCAA AAACGCTCTGAACATTGTGAAAAACGACCTTATTGCCAAAGTGGACGAGCTGTCGGGGGTGCAGGAGGTGCtgagggaggagctggaggccgTGAGGCAGTCGAAGAACAAGGTGGACGCCAGAgtcaaggagctggaggaagaacTCAAGAG GTTAAGAGCCGAAGCTCTCGGTGCGTCTCGGGACTCTAAGGATGAAGGAGCGGATGAT TTCTCATCGCCCATGCAGGACGGCGACATGACAATGACCCAGCGGCGGCGATTCACCCGGGTGGAGATGGCGCGCGTGCTGATGGAGAGGAACCAGTACAAAGAGAGACTGATGGAACTGCAGGAGGCCGTACGGTGGACGGAAATGATCAG GGCGTCCCGGGAGAGTCCTCcaatcacagagaaaaagaagtcAACCATCTGGCAGTT CTTTGCACGTCTCTTCAGCACGTCGTCCAGCCCTCCGCCGGTCAAGCGGCCGTACTACAGCGTCAACATCCACTACAAGTCGCCCTCGCCGGCCGGCTTCTCTCAGCGACGCAGCCAAACCATGTGTCAGATCTCCACCTCCAACCGCACGCTGGAGTTCTTCCCCGAAGA ACTGGCCAGTAACGGTGTTGCGTCTCTCCTCAGTGACTCGGCGGTCTTAGCCCGCCGAGAGCAGCGGCGTGAACAGTACCGGCAGGTCCGCGAGCACATGCGCCGCGATGACGGCATCATGCAGGCCTGTGGCTGGAGTGTGCCGTCACGCTTcaaacag ACTGGTGGTCAGACGGACACCGCTCAGGAAAGCCCGCTGAAGAGACAACAG ACCACCAACGAAAAAGACGATAATCGCATGAAGAATGTTCCTGTCCCGGTGTActgtcgccccctggtggagaaGGACCCCAACAGGAAG ttGTGGTGTGCGGCAGGCGTGGACCTGTCAGGATGGAGGGCCGGCAGCCAGGAGTCGCCACCAAGCAGAGCCCTGTTGGGCGGCAGCGATCCCCTGCACGCTGACGAGGACGGAGCGGAGAAGAAGAGCAGCCACACGTCCCCGGAGAAGAGGAAG TCAAAGGAGCTCCAAGAAACAGACAGCATGAACAGTCGAGTGTGGATACTCACCAGCACTCACTCTGCCAGCAAGGTGGTCATCATCGACGCCAACCAGCCGGGCTCACTGGTCGACCAGTTCAACGTCTGCAACGCCCACGTGCTCTGCATCTCCAGCGTCCCAG ctgCCAGTGAGAGCGACTACCCAGCAGGAGAGATCGTGTTGGATCCGGGTGACGCTGGCACCGGCGCAGGCGAGGACACCGGTAGTGTGGAGAACATGTTGGCCGGTATCACTCTCGTCGGCTGCGCCACCAACTGCAGCGTTGCCCGTAGCAACTGCTCCTCACGCACTGATACCCCCATAATGGACAAAGGACAAG CCCCCACTGCTCCCCCCATGAACGGGAAGATTCACCCTGCACAGTCGGCCGAGGAAGCCACTGAAGCCACAGAGGTCTCAGAGTCAACAGCCAACCACACGATGGGATCCGGCCCTCCAGGACCATTCACCGAGCACGTCTTCACCGATCCCCAGCCTCGTCCTACAGACGTCTCCGACAG AAACGGAGGCCTGTCCAAAGAGGAATCGTCTCAGCCTCCAGAGTCAGAGGACGGATGCGACGATTCCAAAAGCTACACGAGCGTGGCCCCCACCATGTGGCTCGGGGCCCAGAACGGCTG GCTCTACGTGCACTCGGCCGTTGGAAACTGGAAGAAGTGTCTCCACTCCATCAAACTCAAAGACTCGGTGCTCAGCTTGGT GCATGTGAAAGGTCGTGTGCTGGTCGCCCTCGCTGACGGGACCCTCGCCATTTTCCACAGATCAGAGG ACGGCCAGTGGGATTTGTCCAACTACCACCTCATGGACCTCGGTCGGCCTCATCACTCCATCCGCTGCATGGCGGTCGTCCACGACAAGGTGTGGTGCGGCTACAAGAACAAGATCCACGTCATCCAGCCCAAGAGCATGCAGATCGAG AAGTCCTTCGACGCGCACCCCCGCAGGGAGAGCCAGGTGCGGCAGCTAGCGTGGATCGGCGATGGCGTGTGGGTGTCGATCCGGCTCGACTCCACCCTGCGCCTCTACCACGCCCACACGCACCAGCACCTCCAGGACGTGGACATTGAGCCGTACGTCAGCAAGATGCTGG GTACCGGCAAGCTGGGCTTCTCCTTCGTGCGAATCACGGCGCTTCTGATCGGTGGGAATCGCCTGTGGGTAGGAACTGGGAACGGTGTGATCATCTCCATCCCACTGACGGAGA CCAATAAAGTGTCTCCAACATCCTCCGGGGGAGTCATCCACGTGTACGGCGACGACGGCTCTGAAAAGAGCAGCGGCAGCTTCATCCCCTACTGCTCGATGGCACAGGCCCAGCTCTGTTTCCACGGACACCGAGACGCAGTCAAGTTCTTCGTATCAGTGCCCG gcaaTGTTCTGGCCACCCTGAATGGCAGCGTGCTGGACAGTCCGTCTGAGGGGCAGGGCTCCACAGCGCCCCCAGAGACCGAGGCCCAGAGTGTTCACAACGTGCTGGtgctgagtggaggagagggcTACATCGACTTCCGTATCG gcGATGGAGAAGACGACgagacggaggagggagagagcggtGGGGCCACGCAGATGAAACCTGCCTTGTGCAAAGCGGAGCGGAGCCACATCATCGTCTGGCAGGTGTCTTACGTACCCGAGTGA
- the mapk8ip3 gene encoding C-Jun-amino-terminal kinase-interacting protein 3 isoform X2, whose protein sequence is MMELQIDEVVYQDDYGSGSVMSERVSGLANSIYREFERLIRSYDEEVVKELMPLVVNVLENLDGVLTENQEHEVELELLKEDNEQLITQYEREKALRKQAEEKFIEFEDALEAEKKDLQVQVEFLELQGKQLELKTKNYSDQITRLEERESDTKKEYNALHQRHTEMIQTYVEHIERSKMQQAGTNSQSEGPGCGRTQRHTWRKSKAERPPSLSLYPSGEGMVRGGLGGARMMPGKDTWQVSELGQSISSSAYQEDGSESDSVAATPSSTGSKSNTPTSSVPSATVTPINEGCLPNSEFDAMRAGNHRKSAKRLSRNMEVQVSQETRNVSIGMGSSDEWSEFQEIIDSTPELDMCVDHRGYGGGNSPSQGIVNEAFGINTDSLYHEIKDAKSDIIGDVDAGAELLGEFSVRDDFFGMGKEVENLLTENKQLLETKNALNIVKNDLIAKVDELSGVQEVLREELEAVRQSKNKVDARVKELEEELKRLRAEALGASRDSKDEGADDFSSPMQDGDMTMTQRRRFTRVEMARVLMERNQYKERLMELQEAVRWTEMIRASRESPPITEKKKSTIWQFFARLFSTSSSPPPVKRPYYSVNIHYKSPSPAGFSQRRSQTMCQISTSNRTLEFFPEELASNGVASLLSDSAVLARREQRREQYRQVREHMRRDDGIMQACGWSVPSRFKQTGGQTDTAQESPLKRQQTTNEKDDNRMKNVPVPVYCRPLVEKDPNRKLWCAAGVDLSGWRAGSQESPPSRALLGGSDPLHADEDGAEKKSSHTSPEKRKSKELQETDSMNSRVWILTSTHSASKVVIIDANQPGSLVDQFNVCNAHVLCISSVPAASESDYPAGEIVLDPGDAGTGAGEDTGSVENMLAGITLVGCATNCSVARSNCSSRTDTPIMDKGQAPTAPPMNGKIHPAQSAEEATEATEVSESTANHTMGSGPPGPFTEHVFTDPQPRPTDVSDRNGGLSKEESSQPPESEDGCDDSKSYTSVAPTMWLGAQNGWLYVHSAVGNWKKCLHSIKLKDSVLSLVHVKGRVLVALADGTLAIFHRSEDGQWDLSNYHLMDLGRPHHSIRCMAVVHDKVWCGYKNKIHVIQPKSMQIESFDAHPRRESQVRQLAWIGDGVWVSIRLDSTLRLYHAHTHQHLQDVDIEPYVSKMLGTGKLGFSFVRITALLIGGNRLWVGTGNGVIISIPLTETVVLHRGQLLGLRANKVSPTSSGGVIHVYGDDGSEKSSGSFIPYCSMAQAQLCFHGHRDAVKFFVSVPGNVLATLNGSVLDSPSEGQGSTAPPETEAQSVHNVLVLSGGEGYIDFRIGDGEDDETEEGESGGATQMKPALCKAERSHIIVWQVSYVPE, encoded by the exons ATGATGGAGCTGCAGATCGACGAGGTGGTCTACCAGGACGACTACGGCTCCGGCTCCGTGATGTCGGAGCGGGTGTCGGGCCTGGCCAACAGCATCTACCGGGAGTTCGAGCGGCTGATCCGCAGCTACGACGAGGAGGTGGTGAAGGAGCTGATGCCGCTGGTGGTGAACGTGCTGGAGAACCTGGACGGGGTGCTCACCGAGAACCAGGAGCACGaagtggagctggagctgctgaaggaggACAACGAGCAGCTCATCACCCAGTACGAGCGGGAGAAGGCGCTGAGGAAGCAGGCGGAGGAG AAATTCATTGAGTTTGAAGATGCCTTGGAAGCTGAGAAGAAGGACCTGCAGGTACAGGTGGAGTTTCTGGAGCTGCAGGGGAAACAGCTGGAGCTCAAGACAAAGAACTACTCCGACCAAA tcacTCGGCTGGAGGAGCGAGAGTCAGACACGAAGAAAGAGTACAACGCTCTGCACCAGCGCCACACTGAG ATGATCCAGACGTACGTCGAGCACATAGAGCGGTCCAAAATGCAGCAGGCAGGGACCAACAGCCAATCGGAAGGCCCCGGCTGTGGACGAAC TCAACGCCACACATGGAGGAAAAG CAAAGCGGAGCGCCCGCCGTCGTTGAGCCTGTACCCCAGCGGCGAGGGCATGGTACGTGGGGGTCTCGGGGGGGCTAGGATGATGCCCGGGAAAGACACCTGGCAGGTCAGCGAGCTCGGCCAGTCAATCTCCAGCTCTGCCTATCAG GAGGATGGATCCGAGTCCGACTCAGTAGCAGCCACGCCCAGCAGCACGGGGAGCAAGTCCAACACACCCACCTCCTCCGTCCCCTCCGCCACCGTCACCCCGATCAACGAGGGCTGCCTCCCCAACTCCGAGTTCGATGCCATGCGGGCCGGGAACCACAGGAAAAGTGCCAAGCGGCTCAGCCGGAATATGGAAGTGCAGGTTTCCCAGGAAACCAGGAACGTCAGCATCG GTATGGGAAGCAGTGATGAGTGGTCCGAGTTCCAGGAGATCATCGATTCTACTCCTGAGCTCGACATGTGTGTGGACCACCGCGGGTACGGGGGAGGAAACAG ccCCTCCCAGGGCATCGTGAACGAGGCCTTCGGCATCAACACCGACTCCCTTTATCACGAGATCAAAGACGCCAAGTCGGACATCATCGGAGACGTAGATGCAGGCGCCGAGCTGCTCG GCGAGTTCTCAG TCCGCGATGATTTCTTCG GGATGGGCAAGGAGGTGGAGAACCTGCTGACAGAGAACAAACAGCTCCTAGAGACCAA AAACGCTCTGAACATTGTGAAAAACGACCTTATTGCCAAAGTGGACGAGCTGTCGGGGGTGCAGGAGGTGCtgagggaggagctggaggccgTGAGGCAGTCGAAGAACAAGGTGGACGCCAGAgtcaaggagctggaggaagaacTCAAGAG GTTAAGAGCCGAAGCTCTCGGTGCGTCTCGGGACTCTAAGGATGAAGGAGCGGATGAT TTCTCATCGCCCATGCAGGACGGCGACATGACAATGACCCAGCGGCGGCGATTCACCCGGGTGGAGATGGCGCGCGTGCTGATGGAGAGGAACCAGTACAAAGAGAGACTGATGGAACTGCAGGAGGCCGTACGGTGGACGGAAATGATCAG GGCGTCCCGGGAGAGTCCTCcaatcacagagaaaaagaagtcAACCATCTGGCAGTT CTTTGCACGTCTCTTCAGCACGTCGTCCAGCCCTCCGCCGGTCAAGCGGCCGTACTACAGCGTCAACATCCACTACAAGTCGCCCTCGCCGGCCGGCTTCTCTCAGCGACGCAGCCAAACCATGTGTCAGATCTCCACCTCCAACCGCACGCTGGAGTTCTTCCCCGAAGA ACTGGCCAGTAACGGTGTTGCGTCTCTCCTCAGTGACTCGGCGGTCTTAGCCCGCCGAGAGCAGCGGCGTGAACAGTACCGGCAGGTCCGCGAGCACATGCGCCGCGATGACGGCATCATGCAGGCCTGTGGCTGGAGTGTGCCGTCACGCTTcaaacag ACTGGTGGTCAGACGGACACCGCTCAGGAAAGCCCGCTGAAGAGACAACAG ACCACCAACGAAAAAGACGATAATCGCATGAAGAATGTTCCTGTCCCGGTGTActgtcgccccctggtggagaaGGACCCCAACAGGAAG ttGTGGTGTGCGGCAGGCGTGGACCTGTCAGGATGGAGGGCCGGCAGCCAGGAGTCGCCACCAAGCAGAGCCCTGTTGGGCGGCAGCGATCCCCTGCACGCTGACGAGGACGGAGCGGAGAAGAAGAGCAGCCACACGTCCCCGGAGAAGAGGAAG TCAAAGGAGCTCCAAGAAACAGACAGCATGAACAGTCGAGTGTGGATACTCACCAGCACTCACTCTGCCAGCAAGGTGGTCATCATCGACGCCAACCAGCCGGGCTCACTGGTCGACCAGTTCAACGTCTGCAACGCCCACGTGCTCTGCATCTCCAGCGTCCCAG ctgCCAGTGAGAGCGACTACCCAGCAGGAGAGATCGTGTTGGATCCGGGTGACGCTGGCACCGGCGCAGGCGAGGACACCGGTAGTGTGGAGAACATGTTGGCCGGTATCACTCTCGTCGGCTGCGCCACCAACTGCAGCGTTGCCCGTAGCAACTGCTCCTCACGCACTGATACCCCCATAATGGACAAAGGACAAG CCCCCACTGCTCCCCCCATGAACGGGAAGATTCACCCTGCACAGTCGGCCGAGGAAGCCACTGAAGCCACAGAGGTCTCAGAGTCAACAGCCAACCACACGATGGGATCCGGCCCTCCAGGACCATTCACCGAGCACGTCTTCACCGATCCCCAGCCTCGTCCTACAGACGTCTCCGACAG AAACGGAGGCCTGTCCAAAGAGGAATCGTCTCAGCCTCCAGAGTCAGAGGACGGATGCGACGATTCCAAAAGCTACACGAGCGTGGCCCCCACCATGTGGCTCGGGGCCCAGAACGGCTG GCTCTACGTGCACTCGGCCGTTGGAAACTGGAAGAAGTGTCTCCACTCCATCAAACTCAAAGACTCGGTGCTCAGCTTGGT GCATGTGAAAGGTCGTGTGCTGGTCGCCCTCGCTGACGGGACCCTCGCCATTTTCCACAGATCAGAGG ACGGCCAGTGGGATTTGTCCAACTACCACCTCATGGACCTCGGTCGGCCTCATCACTCCATCCGCTGCATGGCGGTCGTCCACGACAAGGTGTGGTGCGGCTACAAGAACAAGATCCACGTCATCCAGCCCAAGAGCATGCAGATCGAG TCCTTCGACGCGCACCCCCGCAGGGAGAGCCAGGTGCGGCAGCTAGCGTGGATCGGCGATGGCGTGTGGGTGTCGATCCGGCTCGACTCCACCCTGCGCCTCTACCACGCCCACACGCACCAGCACCTCCAGGACGTGGACATTGAGCCGTACGTCAGCAAGATGCTGG GTACCGGCAAGCTGGGCTTCTCCTTCGTGCGAATCACGGCGCTTCTGATCGGTGGGAATCGCCTGTGGGTAGGAACTGGGAACGGTGTGATCATCTCCATCCCACTGACGGAGA CGGTGGTCCTTCACCGGGGACAGCTCCTGGGTTTGAGGG CCAATAAAGTGTCTCCAACATCCTCCGGGGGAGTCATCCACGTGTACGGCGACGACGGCTCTGAAAAGAGCAGCGGCAGCTTCATCCCCTACTGCTCGATGGCACAGGCCCAGCTCTGTTTCCACGGACACCGAGACGCAGTCAAGTTCTTCGTATCAGTGCCCG gcaaTGTTCTGGCCACCCTGAATGGCAGCGTGCTGGACAGTCCGTCTGAGGGGCAGGGCTCCACAGCGCCCCCAGAGACCGAGGCCCAGAGTGTTCACAACGTGCTGGtgctgagtggaggagagggcTACATCGACTTCCGTATCG gcGATGGAGAAGACGACgagacggaggagggagagagcggtGGGGCCACGCAGATGAAACCTGCCTTGTGCAAAGCGGAGCGGAGCCACATCATCGTCTGGCAGGTGTCTTACGTACCCGAGTGA